The genomic DNA GCTGAAGGGCAAGTAGGCAAAACGGTCAATCGCCTTGCGATCGGCAAAGCGTTCGGGGCGGAACGCGTCTGGGTCCTCCCACAATCTGCGGCTGCGGCCGAGGGCGTAGATCGGCACCATCACGGTGTCGCCGGGGCGGATTTCGGTGCCCGCTAGCGTGTCGGGCCCCTGTGCGGTGCGCGAGATCAAACCGCCGGCAGGATAAAGGCGCAGGGTTTCGTCGATGATCATGCGGGCAATCGGCAGATCGGGCAAATCCTCTGCGGTGGCGGCGCGGCCCTGCAGCACGCCGACCGCCTCGTCCCGCGCGCGGCGCTGCATATCGGGATCAAACCCCAGCAGGTAAAACGCCCAAGCCAGCGTCAGCGCCGTGGTTTCGTGACCCGCCACGATAAAGGTCAGCAGATTGTCGCGCAGTTCCTGCGTCGACATTTCACGCCCCGTCTTGGGATCGCTCGCCCCCAGCATCAGGTCCAGCAGGTCGGGCACATCGCCCGGGCCTCTCGCATGGCGGGCCTCGATGGCGCGGTCGGCGGCCTGTTTTGTCTGCTCCAGCGCACGGGCGGATTTCATGCGACCGGGGCGCGGCACCCATCCGGGCAGCCCCAGCACGTCAAGCAGCCCGACCTTGCCCGCATCCGCGATGTAGGCGTCAATCGCGCGGTGCACGGCGCTGCGGTCCAGACTTGCCTGATCCGAGAAGGTGACATCGGCGATCACATCGAAGGTCGCGGTGACCATTTCGTCCAGCATGTTCACGGCGCGGGGCCCCGTGGCGGCGATGCGCTGCGCGGTCCGTTCGGCGGCGGCTGTCATGACGGGGGCCAGCGCGGTCACGTTGCGGTGCGAAAAGGCGGGTGCCGCCGCACGCCGCTGCCACCGCCAATGGCTGCCTTCGGCGATAAAGAGCGACTCGCCAATGGCCGGGGCCAGCAGGTTCTTGGTGACATCCGACTTGGGGTAATTGTCCAATCGCTCCAGCAGGATTTGCCGGATTGCCGGCGGATCCATCACCATATGCCAGCGTTTGCCCGTACGCCCCGACAGGATCGGGGCATCCAGCGCCGCATCCGGTATGATCGACAGCACGTTGTCGCGTACCATGGCAAGGCTGCGCATCATGCCGATTTCGTCGTGCAACAGCGGCACACAAACGGGATACATCGGGGGGGCGGCTTCGGTTTTCATGCTGTCTTGCAACATAGCGCGCGGCGTCAACGGCGCCAGCCACGCAAGTGATTGCACCGCTCTGAGCCATGCGCTACGCACGTGGGCAACGATGTCGGGGAGAGGCAAATCAATGAAAAGACGTGGATTTGGCCTGTTGCTGGCCGCCGCCCTGCTGGCGGGATGCAACGGCGCGCGCGACCTGAACGAAGCGCCCGTGCCGCTGGGGGATTTCAACCTTGTGCATAACGTGGTCGTGGCCCCCAAGGTGCAAAAGGTGCCGCTGGGGCGCGAATTGCCCACCGAGCAGATGATCGAAACGCTGCGCAGCGCGGTGGCCGAACGGTTCGACCGCTACGAAGGCGCGCGGGGCTACCATTTCGGCATTTCGATCGAGAGCTACTTTCTTGCCCCTCCGGGTGTGCCGGTCGTTGCCGCGCCCAAATCCGCGATGATCATCCAGATCACCGTGTGGGACGACGCGCGCAATCTCAAGCTGACCGACAAGCCGCACCAGATCACGGTCATAGAATCATTGGATCAGGGGCCGCTCGTGGGGTCGGGCTATACCAAGTCGGCCGAAGAGCAATTCCGCAATCTCAGCCAGAACGCGGTCAAGCAGATCGAGAATTACCTGGTGAAGATGAACGCCGAAAACGGCTGGTTCAACACAAGTCCCGATGCTGAAGAAACTGCAGGCGATGCCCCGCAGGACGTGGCCGAAACCGACAACGGCTGATCTGCATTTGGCAGGATGCGCGCGCGGCGCGGCGGGCCATCCGCCGCGGTGCCGATATATTCGCGCGCCATGCCGCAAGACCTGCTTGATTTTGCCGCCCAGACCAAATATGCCGCCCGCCATATGCAAATCAGGTCCGCATCGGACCTCAGGCAATTTGGAAGGGCGCCCACCATGGCAAAGGAAAAGTTTGAACGTAACAAGCCGCACGTCAACATTGGCACGATCGGCCACGTTGACCACGGCAAGACGACACTGACGGCTGCGATCACCAAGTATTTCGGTGATTTCAAGGCGTACGACCAGATTGACGGCGCGCCCGAGGAGAAAGCCCGCGGGATCACGATTTCGACGGCACACGTCGAGTATGAAACCGACGCGCGTCACTATGCGCACGTCGATTGCCCCGGCCACGCGGACTACGTCAAGAACATGATCACCGGTGCGGCGCAGATGGACGGCGCGATCCTGGTTGTGAACGCGGCCGACGGCCCGATGCCTCAGACGCGCGAGCACATCCTGCTGGGCCGCCAGGTTGGCATCCCGTACATGGTTGTTTTCATGAACAAGGTTGACCAGGTCGACGATGAGGAGCTGCTGGAGCTGGTGGAAATGGAAATCCGCGAGCTGCTGTCGTCCTACGAGTATCCCGGCGACGACATTCCGATCATCGCGGGTTCCGCGCTGGCGGCGATGGAAGGCAACAAGCCCGAAATCGGCGAAGAGAAGATCAAGGAACTGATGGCGGCTGTGGACGAGTACATCCCGACGCCCGCACGTGCCGTTGACCAGCCGTTCCTGATGCCGGTCGAAGACGTGTTCTCGATCTCGGGCCGTGGTACAGTTGTGACGGGCCGTGTCGAGCGTGGCGTGATCAACGTGGGCGACGAGATCGAAATCGTCGGCATCCGCGACACCAAGAAGACGACCTGCACGGGCGTTGAAATGTTCCGCAAGCTGCTGGATTCTGGCGAAGCGGGCGACAACATCGGCGCGCTGCTGCGTGGCGTTGACCGTGACGGCGTCGAGCGTGGCCAGGTGCTGTGCAAGCCCGGTTCGGTGAACCCGCACACGAAGTTCGAAGCCGAAGCCTACATCCTGACCAAGGAAGAGGGTGGCCGTCACACGCCGTTCTTCGCCAACTACCGTCCGCAGTTCTACTTCCGTACGACGGATGTGACCGGCACGGTTCAGCTGCCCGAGGGCACTGAAATGGTGATGCCGGGTGACAACCTGAAGTTCGACGTCGAGCTGATCGCGCCCATCGCGATGGAGCAGGGCCTGCGCTTCGCGATCCGCGAAGGCGGCCGGACCGTCGGCGCGGGTGTCGTGTCGAAGATCACGGAGTAAGTGTAGCGGCCCACAGGGCCGATGCACCTACCCGACAGTGCAAAGGGCGTCCCTCGGGGCGCCCTTTGTCACGAGAGGGAGACCGCGAGACGCGCCAGTCAAAGCGTGTCGAAGATCACGGAGTAAGTGTAGCGGCCCACAGGGCCGATGCACGTACCCGACAATGCAAAGGGCGTCCCTCGGGCGCCCTTTGTCACGACAGGGAGACCGCGAGACGCGCCAGCTTGAGCGTGTCCAAGACCAAAGACCCCCCCCGCCGCTCCTCAGAAATCCGCCGCCACGCGCAGGTCTCGTAGGGGTCGCACGATACGGATCGATTCCTCATAAAGCGGATGTCTTTGGTAGCGGTCCAGCGCTGCCTGATCTTCAAACTCGGCATAGACGACCACATCCACCGCGTCGGAGAAGCGGTCCACATGACGGTTGTAAGACACTTCGAAGCACTGTGCGCCCGGTATGCCCTGCAAGATCGACAGCCCCCTGTGCACGGTTTCCAGATCGGCACGGTCGCGGGCGCTGAAAAAGACCACGTGCCGGATGAAACTGCGCTGCGGACTGGCGTCGGCGGTGGAAATATCTGTCATCGTCTACCTTGTATGAATGGGCCTGCCCTGCGGTGTGGCGCTTTAAGTCGGGCAGGCGCAAAGATGCTTGGACTTGCGCGTCCGATTGCCTAGGCTACACCCGACCGAGGGAGGGTGACATGAACAAGTCTGCGATCTGAACCTTAAAATGAGATCAAGATCGAGGAGACCGTTATGTCAGATCCGTCAGCCCACCGCCCTTTCCCGCCGCCGACCCGCACCCATCCCGTTTCGCTGCCCGATGGGTCCGGGCACCCCGGCACCGTTTTCCTCAGCGCGGTCATCGACCACCCGCGCATGGTAATCGGTGATTATTCCTACGCCAGCGCGTTTGACCCGCCCGAGGACTGGGCCGCGCGGCTGGCCCCATACCTGTTCGACTTCAGCCCAGAGCGCCTGCATATCGGAAAGTTCTGCCAGATCGCCGACGGGGTGCAGTTCATCACGGCTTCGGCCAATCATCGCCACGACGGTATTTCCACCTTTCCGTTCGCGATCTTTGGCGGCGATGGCTTTGCGGACCGTCCGTCGATGCCGGGGCCGGGGGCGGATACCCACGTGGGCCATGATGTGTGGATCGGGCAGGGCGCCCGCATCCTGCCCGGTGTGCGGATCGGCACAGGAGCCATCATCGCGGCGGGGGCCGTGGTTACGGCCGATGTGGCGGCCTATACCATCGTGGGCGGCAACCCGGCCCGGCCCCTGCGCCGCCGGTTCCCGGAGCCACAGAGTGCGGCGCTTCTCGATATTGCCTGGTGGGACTGGCCGGTCGAGAAGATCCTGACGCATGAAGCGGTCATCTACGGCGGTGACGTCACTGCGCTGGCGGCCCTTTAAAACGTCAAAAGCCCCGCGCATTGGCGGGGCTTTTCATTGGGGTCGGGGCGTTCAGGCGGCTTGTTTGTTCACGCCGCCTTGTGTCGCAATCTCGGTCATGTGGCGATCGCCATCGTAGGTGTCGTCGAGCAGTTTGCTCAGGATCGCACCATCCTCGTCAAGGTCCAGACGGTTGGCAAAGGCAGCCAGGGTGCCGTAGCCTGCCAGTGCATAATGCACCATGCGCTGGTACTGGCTGATGATCATGGCGTCACGGGTGGCGTCGTCGCCGAAGTCTTCTTCAAGACCGTGGGCGCGGGCCTCTTTGACCAGACCTTCCATGCCCTTGCAATGCTCGCCCTCGGGGTCGATGTCATGCGTGGCGCAGAGCGATTTGATCTTGTCCATCCCTTCGCTAATGCCGTTCGCACCCGCGATCAGGGCTTCGCTCAATTCCTTGTCGCTGGCGGCACGGCCCAGCTCGGTTGTGGCCTCGAGCGACTGTTTGCAGGCGCTGTAAAGGTCTTGCAGCTGGTCATGGTATACATCGTGCAGATTGTTGAGGGTCATGTGTCGTCCCTTTCAATTTTGTTTCTGTTTCGGCTTCGGGGTTCAAACGCGTACCGACGGCGACCCGTTCCAAGAAATTGCGGGAAAATCCGCTTGATTGGGGTTGATCCCCCTTGATCATGCGGCCGATTGGGACTACCCAGACCACCGGCATAGGGGTTTAGCTCAGTTGGTAGAGCATCGGTCTCCAAAACCGAGGGTCGTGGGTTCGAGTCCCTCAGCCCCTGCCAGATATCCAGCATTCCCGGATCCCGCGGCGGTTGCCCCGAATTTGTCGAAATTCGATCAATCAACCGCCCGATTGGTGGCCTAGGCTCGGTTCATTCGAATTGAGTGTAATGGACCTCCGCATGTCGTCAGAAGCCAAGCGAACCCAGCCCGCCGGTGATCCACCGGAGACGGAACTCGATGCAGACAGCATCGCCGCGATCCGTGATCTCATGGCGCAAACCGTGGCCGTTGATGCCGCACCGGTGGCGGCAAATGCCCCGGTCGAAGCGACCGCCGAGGCCGAAGCTGTCGCAGCCCCGCGGCACGCACCGCGCAAGGCCGACAGCTTTCCCGAACTCGAAGAACCTGTAGCAGCCGAGCCTGTCGCCGCCCCGCGCAAACGCCTGTCGCTGCGGCGCACGCCCAAGCCCCCGCGCGCGCGCGCAAAAGATACCGCAGCCAAAGCACGCGCGCCGATGCTGGACAAGGTGCGCAGCTATCGCCCGACGCGACGCCATATCATTCTCGCGGCGCTGCTGCTGGTTGTTGTGCTGCGCCCGTGGCTGGTGCTGGGGCTGGTCTTCCTGTCGCTGTTCATTCTGGCCGGTGTGTTCCTGATGATGGGGTACGACGGGTTCTGGCACGGCGCGATGAAGCTGGGCCGCTGGTACGCCAACCGCCGTCCCGCCCGCGCGGCGGAGCTGCACCGCAAGCTCGACGCCTTCGCGATGCGCTGGGATGCCGTGCTCGACCGGTTTCCCGAAGGGACGGTCGACGGACTTTATCTGCCCGATTTCGGCGAGATGGCAACCGCGCAGGCCCGCCACGACGAAGCGGTCGACCGCCGCCTTACCGACCTGCAGGACACCAACGCCTGAGACCCGTACCCGACGCCCGATTTGTAGCCTTGAATACATGTGCCGCAGCCGTTAGATGCAGTGCACGCAGATATGTTTGGGATTTGATCCATGGCCACCACCAACCCGCTTCAGTTCATTCAACAGGTCCGCGCCGAAGTGGCCAAAGTTGTGTGGCCCACGCGGCGCGAGGTCATGCTGACCACCGTCATGGTGTTTATCCTTGCGGCGCTGACGGCGGTTTTCTTCGCGCTTGTGGATATTATCATCCGTAGCGGCCTGCAGTACGTGTTGAACGTGTTTGGCTGACGGGCTTTGCCTGCCGCGCCTAAATCACCTTTAATCACTTGAATCCTCATCTGCTGCGGGCTATCCCGCAGGCCTACCGCGACAGCGTGCGCTTCGATTCGAATTGCGCGCCACGGTCTGTTGCGGACAGGGTGGCACATGCCCCCGATATTCAGGAATTTGCGCAGCGCCCGCAACGGCGCGCCCCGCGCCCCAAGACGAAGGACGAAACGGTCAGATGGCAAAACGGTGGTATTCGGTCAGTGTCCTGTCCAACTTCGAGAAAAAGATCGCCGAGCAGATCCGCACTTCGGTCGAGGAGCAGGAACTGCAGGACCAGATCGACGAGGTGCTGGTGCCCACCGAAGAGGTGATCGAGGTCCGTCGCGGCAAGAAGGTCACGACCGAGCGGCGCTTCATGCCCGGCTACGTGCTGGTGCATATGGAAATGTCCGACCAGGGCTACCACCTGATCAACTCCATCAACCGCGTCACCGGTTTTCTGGGCCCGCAGGGTCGCCCGATGCCGATGCGCGATGCCGAAGTGCAGGCCATTCTGGGCCGCGTGCAAGAAGGCGAAGAAGCGCCCCGCACGCTCATCCACTTCGAAATCGGCGAAAAGGTCAAAGTGGCCGACGGCCCGTTCGAGGATTTCGACGGCATGGTCGAAGAGGTCGACGAGGACAACCAGAAGCTCAAGGTCACCGTGTCGATCTTTGGCCGCGAAACCCCCGTCGAACTGGACTTTACCCAGGTCAACAAACAGATCTGACCGCAAGCCGGGCCACCGGCCCGGCACGCACCCCTTTGTACGGTCACGGGCGGCAGACGAACCTGCCCGTGCCAGCCGATTTCTTTGACGTGAAGGAATTTGGCGGTCCACGCTGCGGGACCAAGTTACTTATTTGTCATTGGTAGCGTGTGTCGGCTTAGTGAAATGCCACCCTACGCTTCTAGGGCTTTTGATAAGAGATCACGGTAGCATTCCACTCATCGTTTTCTGCAACCGTCTCGCTGTCCGGTGTTGGAAGTTTTCCAATGTCATCCGAAAATGAACAAGCGTACCGGTGATTGATTTGCAAGCTCGGTGGAGCAAGCTCGGGATTGTCGAGCGAACCAGTCGCTATTTCCAACAGCGCATCGTCAGAATTTTTCAAGCTCAAAGGAGTTCCGCAGCCCTGACAAAAGCCGCGTTTGCTGAGGTTAGAGCTTGCGAAGAAAGAAGGTTGTCCGCTCGTCCATATCAGGTCCTGCGCAACGACGAGAGCGGCGTAAAATGAACCGAATGCCCGCTGGCACATCCGGCAATGACAAACGGATGACCGACCAAGTGAGGCGACACTGTAGCGGACTGCTCCGCACTGACGTCCTCCGGTTATAGGACCTGAATTTTCCATACCGAAAATTTCACAAATCCGTTTTGGGAAGTCCATCAGGAAATCCACACTGGATGAGCGGGGAAGGTGCGGACGTTAGCGTACAGCGCAGCATCAGTTACTTTAAACCCTCACCTGGCTTTCGCCACCTTGTAGCAGCATGGCGGATCATCCTCGCGCCGGTTGTCACGCTGCCCCCCAAGCCGCCGTCTCTCCGCTCTTGCAAGTTGCGCGGCGTTTCGGTATCCGGCCCCAGTCGTCCTTCGGGGCGATTCACATCGTGGGAGGCGAGGGGGCCGCGGCGCCCGGACCGTAACCACGCAACACATATCCCGCAGGGTCGCGACCCGAGGGTGTTGAAAGGAGAAGGCCAATGGCCAAGAAACTCGTCGGTACGATGAAGTTGCAGATCAAGGCGGGGCAGGCAAACCCCTCCCCACCAGTAGGCCCGGCATTGGGTCAACGCGGCATCAACATCATGGAATTCTGCAAGGCGTTCAACGCCAAGACAGCGGATATGGAGCCCGGCGCCCCATGCCCGACCGTGATCAGCTACTATCAGGACAAGTCCTTCACGATGGACATCAAGACGCCGCCCGCGTCCTACTACCTGAAAAAAGCGGCCAAAGTGAATTCCGGCGCGAAAACGCCCAGCCGTGAAACAGTCGGTTCCGTGACCACCAAGCAGCTGCGCGAAATCGCGGAAGCGAAAATGGTCGACCTGTCCGCAAACGATGTGGATCAGGCCATGAAGATCATCCTTGGCTCGGCCAAGTCGATGGGCATCGAGGTTAAGTAAGATGGCAAAACTCGGAAAACGCACCCGCGCCGCACGCGAAGCATTCGCAGGCAAAGAAAACGTCACCGTGGAAGAAGCGGTATCGCTGATCAAGGCGAACGCCAACGCCAAGTTCGACGAAACCATGGAAGTCGCGCTGAACCTCGGCATTGATCCGCGCCACGCCGACCAGATGGTCCGCGGTGTTGTCGGTCTGCCCAACGGCACCGGCAAAACAGTCCGTGTTGCGGTCTTTGCCCGTGGCCCCAAGGCCGAAGAAGCACAGGCTGCCGGCGCTGACATCGTCGGTGCAGAGGACCTGATGGAAACCGTACAGTCCGGCAAGATCGAATTCGATCGCTGCATCGCGACACCGGACATGATGCCGATCGTCGGCCGTCTGGGTAAGGTTCTGGGCCCCCGCAACCTGATGCCGAACCCCAAGGTCGGCACCGTGACAATGGATGTCGAGGCCGCCGTGAAGGCAGCCAAGGGCGGCGAAGTGCAGTTCAAGGCCGAAAAGGGCGGTGTCGTCCACGCAGGCGTTGGCAAAGTGTCCTTTGACGAGGCCCAACTGGTCGAAAACATCCGCGCGTTCGTGGGTGCCGTGGCCAAGGCCAAGCCATCGGGTGCCAAAGGCGCCTACATGCAGAAGATCGCGCTGAGCTCGACCATGAGCCCCGGCGTGACCGTCTCCGTGGACAACGCAGTCAGCGAATAATCGCGACCCTGGCCACCAGATCATCGGGGCGTCCCTGCCGGGGGCGCCCTTTTTCTTTGGTCGCGCTCTTTTGCGATGGCCCGCCCCACGCTAGAGTGCACGCGAAGATCGGGCGCCAAGCCCGGCCACGAGGAGCAGGGCATGGTTCAGGACAAAAGCACCCTCGCTGCGGTGCGCGACATTCGCGACAGGTTGATGACGCAGCTGTCGGGGGGCGAGGGCGGGCATGATTTTCCGACCGCCCGCGCCGCGATGGACGCGCTCTCCCTTGCCGAGGACGCGCAGATGCACCCCGCCGTGCTGGAAGCCGAAACACTGCTGATCCTCGCGTCGCCCAAACCCTCGCGCCGCGCGACCAAAAAGCTCTACCACCTGTTTCAAAAGCGCAGCGCCCTTGGCGAGATCGAGGCATTCGAGACATTCCAGACCTCGGTGAAGGCGCTCGGGGCGGCGGGCGTCGATCTGGGGGGCGTGCATTTCGTCCGTCATTTCGGAAATACAGATCACGCGCCTGTCTGGTCCGCCGTGGCGCAGGCGATCACACAGGTCACCGATCTGATCGGACCGGCATTCCTCAATTCCGGCACGTTGCTGGGCGTGGTGCGGGAACATGGTCTGCTGCTGCATGATGACGATGTGGATCTGGGCGTGCTGCTGTCCGCCACCACGGCCGAGGACGCGGCGGCAGAATGGGCGCGGGCCTATCACCTGCTGCATGGCGCGGGGCTGCTGGACAAGGAAGTCAAGCGCAATCACGGGGTCTTCAAACTGCGGCTGGGGCAGGAAATCAACGTCGATCTGTTTCCCGCGTGGATCGAGGAAGGGCGCGTGTGGCTCTATCCACATACCGCGGGCACGCTTAACGCCGATCAGCTGATGCCGCTGGCCGTGTGCCCTTTCACCCGCCAGCCCATTCCACGCGACAGCGGCGCGATGCTGGCGTCGAACTACGGCGACGGCTGGACCAGACCCGACCCCGGCTATGTCTTCCGCTGGAGCCGCGCCAACCGGAATTTCGAACGCTTCCGCACGGCGTTGACCGCCGATATGTCTGTATGGACACTGCAACAGTCCTGACGGGAAATAAGGCAAGAAATGGCGCGTGCCACATAGTTGCCATATTTCCCTGAACACGCTGCGGCAAAGCAGTTAGGGTAACAAGGTATGGATGATACAGACCTGACCGAGAAGGAGGCGATCCGCCTCAAGCGCCGCGCCGTGCGCCGCATCAAGGAAATCCGTCAGCAGGCATTCGCCATTCTGGGCGAGGAGGGGGCCGATACCCAGGCGGCGGGCCCGCTCTGGGCAGAGCTCAAGGCGCTCGGCAAGTTCGAGGGCCGAATCCTTTACCGCGAGGCGCGCGTGGCGCTGTTCGTGGCGTTGCGCTTGCACCCCAAGGTCGTCGTGCGCGAGCTGCGCGCCCTGCGCCGCATCCACACGGACCGGGGCGATCCTGCCCAATACGATAGCCTGTCGCGGATGATCGACACCCATCTGCACCCCGATGTGCTGACTTTCCACAGCTATAGCGGCACCAGCTTCAGCCATGTCGACACCGCGCCGGTCTGGCAGAATGTCGCGACCGTGATGGCCTGGCTTACGAAGTACGGATACGAAAGCTTTCTCAACTCCGGCACCCTTCTGGGTGTCACGCGCGATGGCGATTTCATTGCCCACGACGATGACGTCGATCTTGCCGTCATGGTGCCCGGCACATCGGTCAATCAGGTCGCCCGCAACTGGCAGGCGTTGCGCGAGACGCTGGCCGCCGCCAACCTGCTCGATGCCGAGCAAAGCAGTAACGAGGTGCTCAAGACGACGCTGACGGGCGGCTTCACGCTCGATCTGTTCCCCGCATGGGTCATCCGCAGCCGTGTCTACGTCTATCCGCACACCAACGCGGAGCTGACCCGCTCGCAGGTCTTGCCGCTGGGTACATGTGCCACCACAGGGCTGGCCATCCCGCGTGATCCCGAAGCCATGTTGGCGATCAATTACGGCGAGACGTGGCGTACGCCGGACCGGCTGTTTGTCTTTCCGTGGCGCGACGCCTTCGCCAAATTCGCCGCATTCCGGCAGGCCACCGATGAGAACCAGCGCGCCGCCGAACGGGCGCGGTTGCCGCACAAGATGTCTGCCTGACCCGGCGTCGGGGGCAGAAAGCCGCCGCAAGCCATTGCACAAACGCGACAAAGAAAGTATCTGCAGTCCAGTCAAGGAGCGTGCGATTCGTCGTGCGCTCTTTGCGCTTCGTCCGAGATGGCGGGTGGTGCGGAATTTCCAAACCATAATTCCTGCCTGAGACGGGGAAACTCGTGACTTTTCAGAGCTTTGCTCTCGGACGGTCTTGGGAAGGACCCGTAATGGACCCGACGTCGGGCATCGCGCCCGGCAAAACGAGCCCGGGGGGTCACACCTCCGAAAACTTTGGAGTGAAACTGTGGATAGAGCACAAAAAGAACAGCTGGTCGACGAACTCGGCCAGATCTTTGAAAGCTCTGGCGTCGTTGTGGTAGCCCACTACGTCGGTCTGACAGTTGCCGAAATGCAAGACCTACGTGCACGCGCCCGCGCTGCAGGTGGGGCTGTGCGTGTTGCAAAGAACCGGCTCGCCAAGATCGCCCTTGAGGGCAAGCCATGCGAAAGCATTGCTGACCTTCTGACGGGTATGACCGTTCTGACCTATTCTGAGGATCCGGTGGCCGCGGCCAAGGTTGCTCAGGAATTCGCCAAGGAGAACCAAAAGTTCGTCATCCTTGGTGGTGCAATGGGTGAGAATGCGTTGGACGTCGCCGGTGTGGAATCGGTGTCCAAAATGCCTTCGCGCGAGGAGCTTATCTCCACGATCGCGGGCATGCTGGGCGCACCTGCTTCCAACATCGCTGGCGCCATTGGCGCACCTGCAAGCAACATCGCATCCATCTTGTCCACGATCGAGGACAAGGCGGCGTAATTCGACAATATCGTCAAACCGGCGGGGTTGGTTGAAACAACACGTTGGAACACACATATCGTTAACGGAAAGAGCTAAACATGGCTGATCTGAAAAAACTGGCAGAAGACATCGTTGGTCTGACGCTGCTTGAAGCACAAGAACTGAAAACAATCCTCAAAGACGAATACGGCATCGAGCCAGCAGCCGGTGGCGCTGTCATGATGGCCGGTCCTGCCGATGCAGGCGCCGCCGAGGAAGAGAAAACCGAATTCGACGTCGTTCTGAAGAACGCCGGCGCATCCAAAATCAACGTGATCAAAGAAGTTCGCGGCATCACCGGTCTGGGCCTGAAAGAAGCCAAGGACCTGGTCGAAGCCGGCGGCAAGATCAAAGAAGGCGTGGACAAAGCCGAAGCAGAAGACATCAAAGGCAAGCTGGAAGCAGCTGGCGCCGAAGTCGAGCTGGCCTAAGCCATCCCCAAGAGACGCTGATCTCTTGCACAAAATCTTGGCTGGATGGGGTGAGAACCCTGTCCAGCCAAACCTGTCTTGAAAGACGCTTTGCCGCAAAAGCGTCTTTCTGGAGAGGTCCAATGGGTCGGAAGGAGCACGGTGGGACGTGGTCCAGCATAGACCCGGATCAACCCGCTCTTATGAATGTGCATCGCGGCCCCGGCGATGGCGCATCCGGCAAGAGACACGAAAGGTGACACGACACATGGCACAATCCTTCCTTGGCCAGAAACGTCTTCGTAAATACTACGGCAAAATCCGCGAAGTGCTGGAAATGCCGAACCTCATCGAGGTACAGAAATCTTCCTACGACCTGTTCCTGAACTCCGGTGACGCGCCCGAGCCCACCGACGGTGAAGGCATCACAGGCGTCTTTCAATCGGTTTTCCCGATCAAGGACTTCAACGAAACTTCCGTTCTGGAATACGTCAAGTACGAGCTCGAGAAGCCCAAGTACGACGTCGAGGAATGTCAGCAACGCGACATGACCTACAGCGCGCCGCTCAAGGTGACGCTGCGTCTCATCGTGTTCGATGTCGATGAAGACACCGGTGCGAAATCCGTCAAGGATATCAAGGAACAGGACGTGTTCATGGGCGACATGCCCCTGATGACGCCAAACGGGACGTTCATCGTGAACGGCACCGAGCGTGTGATCGTGTCCCAGATGCACCGCTCGCCCGGTGTGTTCTTTGACCACGACAAGGGCAAGACCCACTCCTCCGGCAAGCTGCTGTTTGCCTGCCGCATCATCCCCTACCGCGGCTCCTGGCTCGACTTCGAATTCGACGCCAAGGATATCGTGTTTGCGCGCATCGACCGTCGCCGCAAGCTGCCTGTGACCACCCTGCTTTATGCACTCGGGCTGGACCAGGAATCCATCATGGATGCCTATTACGATACGGTCACCTACAAGCTGGAAGACAAAAAGGGCTGGGTTGCACCCTTCTTCCCCGAGCGTGTGCGCGGCACCCGTCCGACCTACGACATCGTGGATGCGGCGTCCGGTGAAGTGCTGTTCGAGGCCGGCAAGAAAGTCACTCCGCGTGCGGTCAAGAAACTGA from Sulfitobacter sp. S190 includes the following:
- a CDS encoding cytochrome P450, with the protein product MKTEAAPPMYPVCVPLLHDEIGMMRSLAMVRDNVLSIIPDAALDAPILSGRTGKRWHMVMDPPAIRQILLERLDNYPKSDVTKNLLAPAIGESLFIAEGSHWRWQRRAAAPAFSHRNVTALAPVMTAAAERTAQRIAATGPRAVNMLDEMVTATFDVIADVTFSDQASLDRSAVHRAIDAYIADAGKVGLLDVLGLPGWVPRPGRMKSARALEQTKQAADRAIEARHARGPGDVPDLLDLMLGASDPKTGREMSTQELRDNLLTFIVAGHETTALTLAWAFYLLGFDPDMQRRARDEAVGVLQGRAATAEDLPDLPIARMIIDETLRLYPAGGLISRTAQGPDTLAGTEIRPGDTVMVPIYALGRSRRLWEDPDAFRPERFADRKAIDRFAYLPFSDGPRVCIGASFALQEAVIILSTLLGQFEFTAVPGKTPVPRMIITLRPDGGVWMTARPLASDGSVAD
- the tuf gene encoding elongation factor Tu: MAKEKFERNKPHVNIGTIGHVDHGKTTLTAAITKYFGDFKAYDQIDGAPEEKARGITISTAHVEYETDARHYAHVDCPGHADYVKNMITGAAQMDGAILVVNAADGPMPQTREHILLGRQVGIPYMVVFMNKVDQVDDEELLELVEMEIRELLSSYEYPGDDIPIIAGSALAAMEGNKPEIGEEKIKELMAAVDEYIPTPARAVDQPFLMPVEDVFSISGRGTVVTGRVERGVINVGDEIEIVGIRDTKKTTCTGVEMFRKLLDSGEAGDNIGALLRGVDRDGVERGQVLCKPGSVNPHTKFEAEAYILTKEEGGRHTPFFANYRPQFYFRTTDVTGTVQLPEGTEMVMPGDNLKFDVELIAPIAMEQGLRFAIREGGRTVGAGVVSKITE
- a CDS encoding Dabb family protein, with the protein product MTDISTADASPQRSFIRHVVFFSARDRADLETVHRGLSILQGIPGAQCFEVSYNRHVDRFSDAVDVVVYAEFEDQAALDRYQRHPLYEESIRIVRPLRDLRVAADF
- a CDS encoding CatB-related O-acetyltransferase, with product MSDPSAHRPFPPPTRTHPVSLPDGSGHPGTVFLSAVIDHPRMVIGDYSYASAFDPPEDWAARLAPYLFDFSPERLHIGKFCQIADGVQFITASANHRHDGISTFPFAIFGGDGFADRPSMPGPGADTHVGHDVWIGQGARILPGVRIGTGAIIAAGAVVTADVAAYTIVGGNPARPLRRRFPEPQSAALLDIAWWDWPVEKILTHEAVIYGGDVTALAAL
- a CDS encoding DUF892 family protein, producing the protein MTLNNLHDVYHDQLQDLYSACKQSLEATTELGRAASDKELSEALIAGANGISEGMDKIKSLCATHDIDPEGEHCKGMEGLVKEARAHGLEEDFGDDATRDAMIISQYQRMVHYALAGYGTLAAFANRLDLDEDGAILSKLLDDTYDGDRHMTEIATQGGVNKQAA
- the secE gene encoding preprotein translocase subunit SecE, whose translation is MATTNPLQFIQQVRAEVAKVVWPTRREVMLTTVMVFILAALTAVFFALVDIIIRSGLQYVLNVFG
- the nusG gene encoding transcription termination/antitermination protein NusG, with the protein product MAKRWYSVSVLSNFEKKIAEQIRTSVEEQELQDQIDEVLVPTEEVIEVRRGKKVTTERRFMPGYVLVHMEMSDQGYHLINSINRVTGFLGPQGRPMPMRDAEVQAILGRVQEGEEAPRTLIHFEIGEKVKVADGPFEDFDGMVEEVDEDNQKLKVTVSIFGRETPVELDFTQVNKQI
- a CDS encoding GFA family protein → MDFPKRICEIFGMENSGPITGGRQCGAVRYSVASLGRSSVCHCRMCQRAFGSFYAALVVAQDLIWTSGQPSFFASSNLSKRGFCQGCGTPLSLKNSDDALLEIATGSLDNPELAPPSLQINHRYACSFSDDIGKLPTPDSETVAENDEWNATVISYQKP